The following coding sequences lie in one Clupea harengus chromosome 23, Ch_v2.0.2, whole genome shotgun sequence genomic window:
- the mrpl43 gene encoding 39S ribosomal protein L43, mitochondrial: protein MTARGTPSRFLQSVLQNGVGRYVCQLKRISLVFSKKAQSSNGARNFIEEGVVDYAKKNPATVVYISPQPCRIPRLVAEYLNGHVREEVITGKTSQEISDLVTKLTNQSGLDIIRIRKPYHTDSPSIQGQWHPFINRPPSAGPIRPPGTVHE from the exons ATGACTGCTAGAGGTACCCCTAGTCGTTTTCTACAAAGTGTGCTTCAGAATGGTGTTGGTCGGTATGTTTGTCAGCTGAAGCGCATTTCTCTAGTCTTCTCCAAGAAAGCGCAAAGTTCGAATGGAGCAAG AAATTTCATTGAAGAGGGTGTGGTGGATTATGCAAAGAAGAACCCTGCAACTGTTGTCTACATCTCCCCGCAACCCTGCAGAATACCCAGACTAGTGGCAGAGTACC TCAATGGTCACGTGAGAGAGGAGGTTATCACTGGCAAGACGTCTCAGGAGATCTCCGACCTGGTGACCAAGCTGACCAATCAGTCGGGTCTGGACATCATCCGGATCCGGAAGCCGTACCACACCGACTCTCCCAGCATTCAGGGCCAGTGGCATCCCTTCATCAACCGCCCCCCATCAGCCGGGCCTATCCGACCGCCAGGGACCGTTCACGAATGA